The Roseovarius sp. EL26 genome contains the following window.
AGGTGCATCTGAATTCCACCAATGGCGAATTTTGTCATGGCTTTGTCCTTTGTGAGTGTTCTGTTTACAGCAAGTGAGACCCTTGGGCATCAAATCGCAGAGGGATACGATTGGTCGGCCAGTCGTTGACTGACCACTGCCCGGCAGAGCCGTTGCTGAAAATGAGTTCCAAACTGGAGGTGACGGGGCGATAGAGGCTGGTAAAAACCGTGCCAAATCCGCGATTATACTGGGTGGCAAACACCGGCGGGCTGAGGAAAAGCTGCTTCATCTGTTCCGCAGAGGGCGAGATGGGACTGGCCAAAGTACGTTCCAATATCTCGGCCCGTTCCATGGTGGCCGAGAAACGACCATGCCCGGTGAGTTCAACTCCAAGCTGGTGATTAGTGGCCCAGTTTTGTTGTTTCATAATCGGTGGTCGATCAGGGGCCAGAAAGGCCGTGATGGTGTCAGCAGAGCGATCCGTCAGGGTCACATTGTAAGACATGTGACAGGGCATGCGCCGCAGAACCTCGACTGCGTCCTGTACGTCGGTGCAGACCTCCAAAATATAGCGGATGATCAGCGGGATGCCAAAACCGATACCAACTTTGAGACGCCCACCAAAGCTGAGCGAAATCGCAAGGCCGTTTTCATTGACGCCGTCTGATAGCCCGCTGAGACCGTCGACCATGCCGATCACGCGCTTGCCGCGCCAGTTGGTGCGCAACAAGGTCAGTTCATTGAGGGCAGGGTCCAGATCATAGTTTCTGATCAGGAACGGGCCATGTTGGTCAGTTGATGCAGCTTGTGAGCAGTTTGTCAGATAACGAGGCGGGCACCAAAAGGTTAGAAAGCTGCGGAAGGTTTCGTCATTTGGCGCAATGTTGGCCAGCCGATCAATCAGGCGTTCCAGCTCGGGCATGTAGCGCCGGATGGCGCGGTTGCCATCCTCAAGACTTGCGCTGGAATGGCCTTTTGCGTCGAACCACTTTTTCCACGCGGGCCAGAATCGGTGATGGACCTCACCCCAGGCCCCAGCTGGATAGTCCTCGGACAATACGGTTAACTGCCTGTGCATGGCAGAATCAGGCACCAAGCCGTTGTTTTTTATGTCCGGTGGGGTGGTCATATCTGTCCTTATAGGCCGCAGGATCGCACACTATGATACATGGTGTTGCATTTGCAATCAAAAAAAACTACACCATGCTCCATAGTGTTGCCAGTCACCTTTCTGTGTGAATCTGGCTTTCAATTGGAGATTGACCATGAAAAAACCAGCAATTCGCCCGCGTGGCTATACGACAATTACAGCATCTGTTGCCGTAGATGACGTTGCAGCAACTATTGAATTTTTGAACGCAGCCTTTGGCGCCGAAGTTCAGGTACAGGACGATGCCGACGCCCCTAGCTTTGCCTCTTTGAAAATTGGCAATGCGATGTTGTTTGTGACCCGTGGATGGGCCGCACACGGCCATATGCCGCAAAGCTATACCGCCTCAAGCGCGGTCTCGCTGCATCTTTATGTTGATGACGTTGTTGCAATGTCCGAGCAGGCGATTGCCGCAGGCGCGACCCTGTTGTCCGCGCCTACTGAAACCTACTGGGGTGAGCTCACAGCCGCTCTGGCAGACCCGTTTGGCCAAATCTGGACCGTTGCAGAACGTGTTGAGGCCCTGACAGGCAAAGACATCGCAGCGCGTCGCGACGCGGTTTTGGCTGTAAACGATCCAGTTGACGCGCAGCCTGAAGCGTGAAGATACTGAGGGAACAGCCTTTCTACTATCGAGACATTTATGAACGCTAATCCCGCACCAACCAGTACCATCCGGCAGGGCGACCTGTTCAGCCTGATGGTCGAAGACCGTATTACGGACTATCCCGTTGCTGTGCGCACTGTGCGCGAAGTGGCGGGCGGTGGTTTTGCCAACAATGACCGTTATCCCAACACGTGGACGGTCTATTTTCTGGTCGATGGTCAATGGGCTCTGGTCGAATCCGCCCGCGGATTACGGCGCGAATGGTCCAGCCTTGACCGGTTGGAAAAATGGCTATTATCTTTCGGTTTCCGGTTCTTCTGGGTTCGCAACGATATTGAGCCGATAGCCCCATCAGAGGATGGTCCGTTAGGTGGGCCGAATATGAAGTAATAAAAAGGCTGGGGTTTACCCAGCCTTTTTACTTTTTCTGCATTGAATTGCAGAGCGTTCTAGAACCACTTTCCTTCAGACAAGTCATCCGGAACGGCCGCAGCCTGTTGTGGCATCAGTGGGATCGACTTGAACTGTGCCTTGATCCCGGCATTCCAAAGTTTGGCGCGTTTGGTCAGATTGCGCTTGTCGGTTTGCATACGTCCTCGGGTCAAAAGACAGCCCAAATCGGCCCCGTGATAGCAATAATCCCCGGCACTATAGACGCGGAGGTAGAAGGCCTCGGTTTCCTGACCCAGAGACGTGATGTTGAGAGCCGAACGGGCAAAGTGAACGTCGCCGTTTTCGTCTAAACGCCAGATCCCGGATTGTGGGGCCTTTGTGATCAGCTCGACCTTGTCGTCGGTCTGTTTCAGCACCAGCTGGGTCCAGTTGTCATACTCTGTCCAGCGGGCCTGAATCTCAGCAACATCGATCTCGTAATCCACATCCAGGAATTCGAGCAGATGGAACAAGAACAGGGGGCAACCGCCATAGGTTGAGGTGATCAGGTTCGTGGGGGGTGTTACACCGCTGACCCGTGGGTTCAGTTCGCCCAAGTAAACTTCGTTGGTGTCGGTATCGAGAAGGAAGTCGAGGCAGAAGACGCCTTTGTAACCTTCTTTATACAGGCGGTCGCCAAAGTTGCGCACCATCTCCTGTACCTGCTCGGCCACACCATCGGGTAACAGTTGCGGAGACACATCATTGCCACACCAACCACCTTTGTAAGGCGTAACTTCTGCAAAGCCGGTGATGTCGGTCATGACAGGACCCACAAGTGTGCCGTGGCGTGTGGCGCAGCCTTCGACAGCACCGGGCAGGTGGTTTAGGTACTTCATCACCTTGAGCTGTTGATCGACGATCTTGCCCGAATATTTATCCCAATCTTTGCGGGATTTG
Protein-coding sequences here:
- a CDS encoding C45 family autoproteolytic acyltransferase/hydolase translates to MTTPPDIKNNGLVPDSAMHRQLTVLSEDYPAGAWGEVHHRFWPAWKKWFDAKGHSSASLEDGNRAIRRYMPELERLIDRLANIAPNDETFRSFLTFWCPPRYLTNCSQAASTDQHGPFLIRNYDLDPALNELTLLRTNWRGKRVIGMVDGLSGLSDGVNENGLAISLSFGGRLKVGIGFGIPLIIRYILEVCTDVQDAVEVLRRMPCHMSYNVTLTDRSADTITAFLAPDRPPIMKQQNWATNHQLGVELTGHGRFSATMERAEILERTLASPISPSAEQMKQLFLSPPVFATQYNRGFGTVFTSLYRPVTSSLELIFSNGSAGQWSVNDWPTNRIPLRFDAQGSHLL
- a CDS encoding VOC family protein, with protein sequence MKKPAIRPRGYTTITASVAVDDVAATIEFLNAAFGAEVQVQDDADAPSFASLKIGNAMLFVTRGWAAHGHMPQSYTASSAVSLHLYVDDVVAMSEQAIAAGATLLSAPTETYWGELTAALADPFGQIWTVAERVEALTGKDIAARRDAVLAVNDPVDAQPEA
- a CDS encoding biotin carboxylase: MTKKKAKRGGSRKKLKSLSEIFQFLRKNETPIYVVTPTPYSLLGLDQWVGGLEYINYFDIFDGNHDRSFVPTRMPHDDFQSMEDVANYLVSHPEFLERAQARKDGLAIFVMFNEKTEQLCADAGLSVALAPAALREHLDSKIVTTQLGNDAGVASAPNVLGHADTYEELMELADSAKLGPNLVVQTPYGDSGRTTFFIKSRKDWDKYSGKIVDQQLKVMKYLNHLPGAVEGCATRHGTLVGPVMTDITGFAEVTPYKGGWCGNDVSPQLLPDGVAEQVQEMVRNFGDRLYKEGYKGVFCLDFLLDTDTNEVYLGELNPRVSGVTPPTNLITSTYGGCPLFLFHLLEFLDVDYEIDVAEIQARWTEYDNWTQLVLKQTDDKVELITKAPQSGIWRLDENGDVHFARSALNITSLGQETEAFYLRVYSAGDYCYHGADLGCLLTRGRMQTDKRNLTKRAKLWNAGIKAQFKSIPLMPQQAAAVPDDLSEGKWF